In Streptomyces nojiriensis, one genomic interval encodes:
- the pdxS gene encoding pyridoxal 5'-phosphate synthase lyase subunit PdxS, translated as MSTLPTSPQSAESAIGTSRVKRGMAEQLKGGVIMDVVNAEQAKIAEDAGAVAVMALERVPADIRKDGGVARMSDPNMIEEIIEAVSIPVMAKSRIGHFVEAQVLQSLGVDYIDESEVLTPADEVNHSDKWAFTTPFVCGATNLGEALRRIAEGAAMIRSKGEAGTGNVVEAVRHLRQIKNEIARLRGYDNNELFAAAKELRAPYELVKEVAELGKLPVVLFSAGGVATPADAALMRQLGAEGVFVGSGIFKSGDPAKRAAAIVKATTFYDDPKIIADASRNLGEAMVGINCDTLPESERYANRGW; from the coding sequence GTGAGCACGCTTCCCACCTCCCCCCAGTCCGCCGAATCGGCGATCGGCACCTCGCGCGTCAAGCGCGGCATGGCCGAGCAGCTGAAGGGCGGCGTGATCATGGACGTGGTCAACGCCGAGCAGGCGAAGATCGCCGAGGATGCCGGCGCCGTGGCCGTCATGGCCCTGGAGCGGGTCCCCGCCGACATCCGCAAGGACGGCGGCGTCGCGCGCATGTCGGACCCCAACATGATCGAAGAGATCATCGAGGCCGTCTCGATCCCGGTCATGGCCAAGTCCCGCATCGGCCACTTCGTCGAGGCCCAGGTCCTGCAGTCCCTCGGCGTCGACTACATCGACGAGTCCGAGGTCCTGACCCCGGCCGACGAGGTCAACCACTCCGACAAGTGGGCGTTCACCACCCCCTTCGTCTGCGGCGCCACCAACCTGGGCGAGGCCCTGCGCCGCATCGCCGAGGGCGCGGCCATGATCCGCTCGAAGGGCGAGGCCGGCACCGGCAACGTCGTCGAGGCCGTCCGCCACCTGCGCCAGATCAAGAACGAGATCGCCCGCCTGCGCGGCTACGACAACAACGAGCTGTTCGCCGCCGCCAAGGAGCTGCGCGCCCCGTACGAGCTCGTCAAGGAAGTTGCCGAGCTCGGCAAGCTCCCGGTCGTGCTGTTCTCCGCCGGTGGCGTCGCCACCCCGGCCGACGCCGCGCTCATGCGCCAGCTCGGCGCCGAGGGCGTCTTCGTCGGCTCCGGCATCTTCAAGTCGGGCGACCCGGCCAAGCGCGCCGCCGCCATCGTGAAGGCCACCACCTTCTACGACGACCCGAAGATCATCGCGGACGCCTCCCGCAACCTGGGCGAGGCCATGGTCGGCATCAACTGCGACACCCTCCCCGAGTCCGAGCGCTACGCCAACCGCGGCTGGTAA
- a CDS encoding DUF1992 domain-containing protein, with protein sequence MTERKPPGVSFESFVDRQIRQAAERGDFKSLPGYGKPLASLDAPYDEQWWIKDKLHREGFAVLPPALALRKEAEDAVEKVRAARSERQVRDVLKEINEKIAAALRMPPPGPPLGLTEFDVESEVETWRRGRPDRA encoded by the coding sequence ATGACCGAGCGCAAGCCACCGGGTGTCAGCTTCGAGTCCTTCGTGGACCGGCAGATCCGACAGGCCGCCGAACGGGGCGACTTCAAGAGCCTGCCCGGCTACGGCAAGCCGCTGGCCTCGCTGGACGCGCCCTACGACGAGCAGTGGTGGATCAAGGACAAGCTGCACCGCGAGGGCTTCGCCGTCCTGCCGCCGGCGCTCGCGCTGCGCAAGGAGGCCGAGGACGCCGTGGAGAAGGTCCGGGCGGCCCGCTCCGAACGCCAGGTGCGGGACGTCCTCAAGGAGATCAACGAGAAGATCGCCGCGGCCCTGCGCATGCCCCCGCCCGGCCCGCCCCTGGGCCTGACGGAGTTCGACGTCGAATCCGAGGTGGAGACCTGGCGCCGGGGCCGCCCTGACCGGGCCTGA
- the ruvC gene encoding crossover junction endodeoxyribonuclease RuvC — MRVLGVDPGLTRCGVGVVEGVAGRPLTMLGVGVVRTPADAELGHRLVAVEQGIEEWLDTYRPEVVAVERVFSQHNVSTVMGTAQASAVAMLCAARRGIPVALHTPSEVKAAVTGSGRADKAQVGAMVTRLLRLDAPPKPADAADALALAICHIWRAPAQNRLQQAVAQHASKGRTR; from the coding sequence GTGCGAGTGCTGGGCGTCGACCCGGGGCTGACGCGGTGTGGTGTCGGCGTCGTCGAGGGCGTGGCCGGACGGCCGCTGACCATGCTCGGCGTGGGGGTCGTACGGACGCCCGCGGACGCCGAGTTGGGCCACCGGCTCGTCGCCGTCGAACAGGGCATCGAGGAATGGCTCGACACGTACCGGCCCGAAGTCGTCGCCGTGGAGCGGGTGTTCAGCCAGCACAACGTCAGCACCGTGATGGGCACCGCCCAGGCGAGCGCCGTCGCGATGCTGTGCGCCGCCCGCCGCGGGATACCGGTCGCCCTGCACACCCCCAGCGAGGTCAAGGCGGCCGTCACCGGCAGCGGCCGGGCCGACAAGGCCCAGGTCGGCGCGATGGTCACCCGGCTGCTGAGGCTGGACGCGCCACCCAAGCCGGCGGACGCCGCCGACGCCCTCGCCCTCGCCATCTGCCACATCTGGCGGGCCCCCGCCCAGAACCGCCTCCAGCAGGCGGTCGCCCAGCACGCCTCGAAAGGCCGTACCCGATGA
- the yajC gene encoding preprotein translocase subunit YajC — MNLVTFLPFVVLIGAMVLMTRSAKKKQQAAAQMRDHMTPGTGVRTIGGMYATVKEIGDDTVTLELAPGVHAIFAKNAIGAVLEDAEYNRIVHGIDDDEVTDTPVVPDDASSLTEEPKADLTKGEDEAPKLDLGKKDEDAPKGDDEPEDGKSHGEAGAK, encoded by the coding sequence GTGAATCTCGTGACATTCCTCCCGTTCGTGGTGCTCATCGGGGCGATGGTCCTGATGACCCGCTCCGCGAAGAAGAAGCAGCAGGCCGCCGCGCAGATGCGCGACCACATGACGCCCGGCACCGGGGTCCGCACCATCGGCGGCATGTACGCCACGGTGAAGGAGATCGGTGACGACACGGTCACCCTCGAGCTGGCCCCCGGCGTCCACGCGATCTTCGCGAAGAACGCCATCGGCGCCGTTCTGGAGGACGCGGAGTACAACCGCATCGTCCACGGCATCGACGACGACGAGGTGACCGACACGCCGGTCGTCCCGGACGACGCCTCCTCGCTGACCGAGGAGCCCAAGGCGGACCTCACCAAGGGCGAGGACGAGGCTCCCAAGCTCGACCTGGGCAAGAAGGACGAGGACGCGCCCAAGGGCGACGACGAGCCCGAGGACGGCAAGTCCCACGGCGAGGCCGGCGCGAAGTAA
- the pdxT gene encoding pyridoxal 5'-phosphate synthase glutaminase subunit PdxT has translation MTNTPVIGVLALQGDVREHLIALAAADAVARPVRRPEELAEVDALVIPGGESTTMSKLAVLFGMLEPLRERVAAGMPVYGTCAGMIMLADKLLDGREDQETLGGIDMIVRRNAFGRQNESFEAKIDFAGIAGGPVEGVFIRAPWVESVGAAAEVLATYDGHTVAVRQGNVLATSFHPELTGDDRVHAYFVDMVRAGL, from the coding sequence ATGACGAACACCCCCGTGATCGGTGTCCTGGCTCTCCAGGGCGACGTACGGGAACACCTGATCGCCCTGGCCGCGGCGGACGCCGTGGCCAGGCCGGTCCGGCGTCCCGAGGAGCTCGCCGAGGTGGACGCCCTGGTGATCCCCGGCGGCGAGTCCACCACCATGTCGAAGCTCGCCGTGCTGTTCGGCATGCTGGAGCCGCTGCGCGAGCGCGTGGCGGCCGGCATGCCCGTGTACGGCACCTGCGCCGGCATGATCATGCTGGCGGACAAGCTCCTGGACGGCCGTGAGGACCAGGAGACCCTGGGCGGCATCGACATGATCGTCCGCCGCAACGCGTTCGGCCGCCAGAACGAATCCTTCGAAGCGAAGATCGATTTCGCGGGCATAGCGGGCGGTCCGGTCGAGGGCGTCTTCATCCGCGCGCCCTGGGTCGAGTCCGTCGGCGCCGCCGCCGAGGTGCTCGCCACGTACGACGGCCACACGGTCGCCGTGCGCCAGGGCAACGTCCTGGCGACCTCGTTCCACCCCGAGTTGACCGGAGACGACCGCGTTCACGCGTACTTCGTCGACATGGTGCGCGCGGGGCTGTAA
- a CDS encoding elongation factor G-like protein EF-G2, with product MGATSHQAGAAGRALTADRPSSIRNVVLVGHSGSGKTTLVEALALTAGAVNRAGRVEDGATVSDYDEIEHRRQRSVQLSLVPVEWGGIKINILDTPGYADFVGELRAGLRAADAALFVVSASDGIDGATRMVWDECEAVGMPRAIVVTHLEAARSDYTQMTAVCGEIFGADDPDAVIPLYLPLHGPPGPDGHAPVTGLLGLLSRRVYEYTSGERVERDPDPAELALITDARARLIEGIIAESEDESLMDRYLGGEEIDLKTLVDDLERAVARGTFHPVLMAAPATDGARQGLGTVELLELVSGGFPTPLERAAVTVTRPDGSARPDVTCDPDGSLVAEVVKTSSDPYVGRVSLVRVFSGTLKAEETVHVSGHGLADRGHEDHDVDERIGTLSSPFGKQQRVLTRCIAGDLACVAKLTRAETGDTLSAKDDPLLMAPWTMPDPLLPLAIEAHSKADEDKLSQGLARLVAEDPTMRLEQNPHTHQVVLWCLGEAHQDVALERLRTRYGVQVDPVPHKVSLRETFGAKAAGRGRHVKQSGGHGQFAICEIEVEPLPPGSGIEFVDKVVGGSVPRQFIPSVEKGVRTQAARGVAAGYPLVDVRITLLDGKAHSVDSSDAAFQTAGALALREAAAEARIDLLEPVAELAVVVPDEYVGPVMSDLAGRRGRVVGTDQATPGRTRVRAEIPEIEIGRYAVELRSVSHGTGRFARAYARHEPMPPQIAEKVREQAEKGT from the coding sequence ATGGGAGCCACATCACACCAAGCCGGAGCCGCCGGCAGGGCACTGACGGCCGACCGCCCCTCATCCATCCGGAATGTCGTGCTGGTCGGCCACAGCGGATCCGGCAAGACCACGCTGGTCGAAGCCCTCGCCCTGACCGCCGGAGCGGTCAACCGGGCCGGCCGGGTCGAGGACGGCGCCACCGTCTCCGACTACGACGAGATCGAGCACCGCCGGCAGCGCTCCGTCCAGCTCTCCCTCGTCCCCGTCGAATGGGGCGGAATCAAGATCAATATCCTGGACACCCCCGGATACGCCGACTTCGTCGGGGAACTCAGGGCCGGTCTGCGCGCCGCGGACGCGGCCCTTTTCGTCGTCTCGGCCTCGGACGGGATCGACGGCGCCACCCGCATGGTGTGGGACGAGTGCGAGGCCGTCGGCATGCCCCGTGCCATCGTCGTGACCCATCTGGAGGCCGCCCGCTCCGACTACACGCAGATGACCGCCGTCTGCGGCGAGATCTTCGGCGCCGACGACCCCGACGCGGTCATCCCCCTCTACCTCCCCCTGCACGGCCCGCCCGGCCCCGACGGGCACGCCCCCGTCACCGGCCTGCTCGGCCTGCTCTCCCGGCGCGTCTACGAGTACACCTCCGGCGAGCGCGTGGAGCGCGACCCGGACCCGGCCGAGCTCGCCCTCATCACCGACGCCCGCGCCCGGCTCATCGAAGGGATCATCGCCGAGAGCGAGGACGAGAGCCTCATGGACCGCTACCTGGGCGGCGAGGAGATCGACCTCAAGACCCTCGTCGACGACCTGGAGCGGGCGGTGGCGCGCGGCACCTTCCACCCCGTCCTGATGGCCGCCCCCGCCACCGACGGCGCCCGCCAGGGCCTGGGCACCGTGGAACTCCTCGAACTGGTCAGCGGCGGCTTCCCCACCCCCCTGGAGCGCGCCGCCGTCACCGTCACCCGCCCCGACGGCTCCGCCCGCCCGGACGTCACCTGCGATCCCGACGGCTCCCTCGTCGCCGAGGTCGTCAAGACCTCCTCCGACCCCTACGTCGGCCGGGTCTCCCTCGTACGCGTCTTCTCCGGCACCCTGAAGGCCGAGGAGACCGTCCACGTCAGCGGGCACGGCCTCGCCGACCGAGGGCACGAGGACCACGATGTCGACGAGCGGATCGGAACCCTCTCCTCCCCCTTCGGCAAACAGCAGCGCGTCCTCACCCGGTGCATCGCCGGCGACCTGGCCTGCGTCGCCAAACTGACCCGCGCGGAGACCGGCGACACCCTCTCGGCCAAGGACGACCCGCTCCTCATGGCGCCGTGGACCATGCCCGACCCCCTGCTCCCCCTCGCCATCGAGGCGCACAGCAAGGCCGACGAGGACAAGCTGTCCCAGGGCCTGGCCCGGCTCGTCGCCGAGGACCCGACCATGCGGCTGGAGCAGAACCCGCACACCCACCAGGTCGTCCTGTGGTGCCTCGGCGAGGCGCACCAGGACGTCGCCCTGGAGCGGCTGCGCACGCGCTACGGCGTCCAGGTCGACCCCGTCCCGCACAAGGTGAGCCTGCGCGAGACCTTCGGCGCCAAGGCCGCCGGGCGCGGCCGGCACGTCAAACAGTCCGGCGGCCACGGCCAGTTCGCCATCTGCGAGATCGAGGTGGAGCCGCTCCCGCCCGGCAGCGGCATCGAGTTCGTCGACAAGGTCGTCGGCGGCTCCGTGCCCCGCCAGTTCATCCCGTCCGTGGAGAAGGGCGTACGGACCCAGGCCGCCCGCGGGGTCGCGGCCGGCTACCCGCTGGTCGACGTGCGCATCACCCTCCTCGACGGCAAGGCGCACTCGGTGGACTCCTCCGACGCCGCCTTCCAGACGGCCGGCGCCCTCGCCCTGCGCGAGGCCGCCGCCGAGGCCCGGATCGACCTCCTCGAACCGGTCGCCGAGCTCGCCGTCGTCGTCCCCGACGAGTACGTCGGCCCGGTCATGAGCGACCTCGCCGGCCGCCGAGGCCGCGTCGTCGGCACCGACCAGGCCACGCCGGGGCGCACCCGGGTCCGCGCCGAGATCCCGGAGATCGAGATCGGCCGCTACGCCGTCGAACTGCGCTCCGTCTCGCACGGCACCGGCCGCTTCGCCCGGGCGTACGCACGCCACGAACCGATGCCGCCGCAGATCGCGGAAAAGGTGCGCGAACAGGCCGAGAAGGGAACCTGA
- a CDS encoding YebC/PmpR family DNA-binding transcriptional regulator, which yields MSGHSKWATTKHKKAVVDAKRGKLFAKLIKNIEVAARMGGADIDGNPTLFDAIQKAKKSSVPNKNIDSAVKRGGGLEAGGADYETIMYEGYGPNGVAVLIECLTDNRNRAASDVRVAMTRNGGSMADPGSVSYLFNRKGVVLLPKGELSEDDVLETVLDAGAEEVNDLGDSFEIISEATDMVAVRTALQAAGIDYDSADSNFLPTMQVELDEEGARKIFKLIDALEDSDDVQNVFANFDVSDEVMEKVDA from the coding sequence ATGTCCGGCCACTCTAAATGGGCTACGACGAAGCACAAGAAGGCCGTGGTTGACGCCAAGCGCGGCAAGCTCTTCGCGAAGCTGATCAAGAACATCGAGGTCGCGGCCCGTATGGGCGGCGCCGACATCGACGGCAACCCGACGCTCTTCGACGCCATCCAGAAGGCCAAGAAGAGCTCGGTCCCGAACAAGAACATCGACTCCGCGGTCAAGCGCGGCGGTGGTCTTGAGGCCGGCGGCGCCGACTACGAGACGATCATGTACGAAGGCTACGGTCCGAACGGTGTCGCGGTGCTCATCGAGTGCCTCACCGACAACCGCAACCGTGCCGCGTCCGACGTGCGTGTCGCCATGACCCGCAACGGCGGTTCGATGGCCGACCCGGGCTCGGTCTCGTACCTGTTCAACCGCAAGGGTGTCGTCCTGCTGCCCAAGGGCGAGCTCTCCGAGGACGACGTCCTGGAGACGGTGCTCGACGCGGGTGCCGAAGAGGTCAACGACCTCGGCGACAGCTTCGAGATCATCAGCGAGGCCACCGACATGGTCGCGGTCCGCACCGCGCTCCAGGCGGCCGGCATCGACTACGACTCGGCCGACTCCAACTTCCTGCCGACCATGCAGGTCGAGCTGGACGAAGAGGGCGCGCGCAAGATCTTCAAGCTGATCGACGCGCTGGAGGACAGCGACGACGTGCAGAACGTCTTCGCCAACTTCGACGTCTCGGACGAGGTCATGGAGAAGGTCGACGCCTGA
- the pgsA gene encoding phosphatidylinositol phosphate synthase, which yields MLNKYARAFFTRVLTPFAAFLLRRGVSPDAVTLIGTAGVVAGALWFFPRGEFFWGTITITLFVFSDLVDGNMARQAGISSRWGAFLDSTLDRVADAAIFGGLALWYAGNGNDNALCAVAIFCLASGQVVSYTKARGESIGLPVAVNGLIERAERLVISLVAAGLSGLQTFGVPSWIGVLLPIALWIVAVGSLVTLIQRVVTVRRESAEADAAASAAEGGAA from the coding sequence ATGCTGAACAAGTACGCGCGTGCATTCTTCACGCGTGTTCTCACGCCATTCGCCGCATTTCTGCTCCGGCGGGGGGTGAGCCCGGACGCGGTCACCCTGATCGGCACGGCCGGAGTGGTGGCCGGAGCGCTGTGGTTCTTCCCCCGCGGCGAGTTCTTCTGGGGCACGATCACCATCACCCTCTTCGTCTTCTCCGACCTGGTGGACGGGAACATGGCCCGCCAGGCCGGCATCTCCAGCCGGTGGGGCGCCTTCCTCGACTCCACCCTCGACCGGGTGGCGGACGCGGCGATCTTCGGCGGCCTCGCACTCTGGTACGCGGGCAACGGGAACGACAACGCGCTGTGCGCGGTGGCGATCTTCTGCCTGGCCAGCGGCCAGGTGGTCTCGTACACCAAGGCCCGCGGCGAGTCGATCGGGCTGCCGGTGGCCGTCAACGGGCTCATCGAGCGGGCCGAGCGACTGGTGATCTCGCTGGTCGCGGCCGGCCTGTCCGGGCTGCAGACCTTCGGCGTGCCGTCCTGGATCGGTGTACTGCTGCCGATCGCGCTGTGGATCGTGGCGGTGGGCTCGCTCGTCACCCTGATCCAGCGGGTGGTCACCGTGCGCCGCGAATCGGCCGAGGCCGACGCGGCGGCCTCGGCCGCCGAGGGTGGCGCGGCCTGA
- the ruvA gene encoding Holliday junction branch migration protein RuvA, protein MIAFVSGPVAALAPTLAVIEVGGVGMAVHCTPTTIAGLRMGEQARLATSLVVREDSLTLYGFADDDERQVFEILQTASGVGPRLAQAMLGVHSPDALRLAVSTGDEKALVAVPGIGKKGAQKLLLELKGKLGAPLGSSGLVGAQRAAASGPAPWTEQLSAALIGLGYASREAEDAVAAVTPQAEAAIAAGGSAPVPQLLRAALQSLNRAR, encoded by the coding sequence ATGATCGCCTTCGTCAGCGGCCCGGTCGCCGCACTCGCCCCCACCCTTGCCGTGATCGAGGTCGGGGGAGTGGGCATGGCCGTGCACTGCACGCCCACCACCATCGCCGGCCTGCGGATGGGCGAGCAGGCCCGGCTGGCCACCTCCCTCGTCGTACGCGAGGACTCGCTGACCCTGTACGGCTTCGCGGACGACGACGAGCGCCAGGTCTTCGAGATCCTGCAGACCGCCAGCGGGGTCGGGCCGCGGCTCGCCCAGGCGATGCTCGGCGTGCACAGCCCCGACGCGCTGCGCCTGGCCGTCTCCACCGGCGACGAGAAGGCGCTGGTGGCGGTGCCGGGCATCGGCAAGAAGGGCGCGCAGAAGCTACTCCTCGAACTGAAGGGCAAGCTGGGGGCCCCGCTGGGCAGCAGCGGCCTCGTGGGCGCGCAGCGCGCCGCGGCCTCCGGGCCCGCCCCCTGGACCGAGCAGCTCTCCGCCGCCCTGATCGGCCTCGGCTATGCCTCGCGCGAGGCGGAGGACGCGGTCGCGGCGGTCACGCCGCAGGCCGAGGCCGCCATCGCCGCCGGCGGTTCGGCCCCGGTTCCGCAGCTCCTGCGGGCGGCCCTCCAGTCCCTGAACCGGGCCCGCTAG
- a CDS encoding phosphatidylinositol mannoside acyltransferase: MGAIQDKLVDSLYGLGWAGVKKLPEPAAVALGRRIADFAWKRRGKSVLRLESNLARVVPDAGPERLRELSQAGMRSYMRYWMESFRLPTMDPKRFSTDVEFQDEHLLREALDSGRGVVVALPHLANWDLAGAWAIGHMGAPFTTVAERLKPETLYDRFVAYRESLGMEVLPHSGGAAFGTLARRLRSGGLVCLVADRDLSASGVEVDFFGATARMPAGPALLAQQTGAVLLPATLHYGDTPKMYGRIHPEVEVPKTGTRTEKTDLMTQALADAFAWGIAEHPEDWHMLQRLWLDDLEERP, from the coding sequence ATGGGCGCCATACAGGACAAGCTGGTCGACTCGCTGTACGGACTCGGCTGGGCCGGGGTCAAGAAGCTGCCCGAACCGGCAGCCGTGGCCCTGGGCCGGCGCATCGCCGACTTCGCGTGGAAGCGGCGCGGCAAGAGCGTGCTGCGGCTGGAGTCGAACCTGGCCCGGGTGGTGCCCGACGCCGGTCCGGAGCGGCTGCGCGAGCTGTCACAGGCCGGCATGCGCTCGTACATGCGGTACTGGATGGAGTCCTTCCGGCTGCCGACCATGGATCCGAAGCGCTTCAGCACCGACGTCGAGTTCCAGGACGAGCACCTGCTGCGCGAGGCCCTCGACTCCGGGCGCGGAGTGGTCGTGGCCCTGCCGCACCTCGCCAACTGGGACCTCGCCGGGGCCTGGGCCATCGGCCACATGGGGGCGCCGTTCACCACGGTCGCCGAGCGGCTGAAGCCCGAGACCCTCTACGACCGCTTCGTGGCCTACCGGGAGAGCCTGGGCATGGAGGTCCTGCCGCACAGCGGCGGCGCCGCCTTCGGCACCCTCGCCCGCCGGCTGCGCTCCGGCGGCCTGGTCTGCCTGGTCGCGGACCGGGACCTTTCGGCCTCCGGGGTCGAGGTGGACTTCTTCGGTGCCACGGCGCGCATGCCGGCCGGACCGGCGCTGCTGGCCCAGCAGACCGGCGCGGTGCTGCTCCCGGCGACCCTGCACTACGGCGACACGCCGAAGATGTACGGCCGGATCCACCCCGAGGTGGAGGTGCCGAAGACCGGGACCCGGACCGAGAAGACCGACCTCATGACCCAGGCGCTGGCGGACGCCTTCGCATGGGGCATCGCCGAGCACCCGGAGGACTGGCACATGCTGCAGCGGCTGTGGCTGGACGACCTGGAGGAGCGCCCGTAG
- the ruvB gene encoding Holliday junction branch migration DNA helicase RuvB, with protein MNWEDESDDRIVAAAADGEDTAVEAALRPKDLGEFVGQEKVRQQLDLVLKAARQRGATADHVLLSGAPGLGKTTLSMIIAAEMGAPIRITSGPAIQHAGDLAAILSSLQEGEVLFLDEIHRMSRPAEEMLYMAMEDFRVDVIVGKGPGATAIPLELPPFTLVGATTRAGLLPPPLRDRFGFTGHMEFYAPEELERVIHRSARLLDVEIDTAGAAEIAGRSRGTPRIANRLLRRVRDYAQVRADGVINREVAGTALQVYEVDGRGLDRLDRAVLEALLKLFGGGPVGLSTLAVAVGEERETVEEVAEPFLVREGLLARTPRGRVATPAAWAHLGLVPPQHGGSGSSGQQGLFGA; from the coding sequence GTGAACTGGGAAGACGAGAGCGACGACCGGATCGTGGCGGCCGCCGCCGACGGCGAGGACACCGCCGTCGAGGCGGCGCTGCGCCCGAAGGACCTCGGCGAGTTCGTCGGCCAGGAGAAGGTCCGCCAGCAGCTGGACCTCGTCCTCAAGGCGGCCCGCCAGCGCGGAGCCACCGCAGACCACGTCCTGCTCTCCGGCGCGCCAGGCCTCGGCAAGACCACCCTGTCCATGATCATCGCGGCCGAGATGGGCGCGCCCATCCGCATCACCTCCGGCCCCGCCATCCAGCACGCGGGCGACTTGGCGGCGATCCTCTCCTCCCTCCAGGAGGGCGAGGTCCTCTTCCTCGACGAGATCCACCGCATGTCCCGGCCCGCCGAGGAGATGCTCTACATGGCCATGGAGGACTTCCGCGTCGACGTGATCGTCGGCAAGGGACCCGGGGCCACCGCGATCCCGCTGGAGCTGCCGCCCTTCACCCTGGTCGGCGCCACCACCCGGGCCGGCCTGCTGCCCCCGCCGCTGCGCGACCGCTTCGGCTTCACCGGGCACATGGAGTTCTACGCCCCCGAGGAGCTGGAACGCGTCATCCACCGCTCCGCCCGCCTCCTCGACGTGGAGATCGACACCGCCGGCGCCGCCGAGATCGCCGGCCGCTCCCGCGGCACCCCGCGCATCGCCAACCGTCTGCTGCGCCGCGTCCGCGACTACGCCCAGGTCCGGGCGGACGGCGTGATCAACCGCGAGGTGGCCGGTACCGCCCTCCAGGTGTACGAGGTGGACGGGCGCGGCCTCGACCGACTGGATCGCGCCGTTCTCGAAGCCCTGCTCAAGCTGTTCGGCGGCGGACCCGTGGGCCTGTCCACCCTCGCCGTGGCCGTGGGCGAGGAGCGGGAGACCGTGGAGGAGGTCGCGGAGCCGTTCCTGGTCCGCGAGGGGCTGCTCGCACGTACCCCCAGGGGGCGGGTGGCGACCCCCGCCGCATGGGCTCACCTGGGACTCGTACCGCCGCAGCACGGCGGGAGTGGATCAAGCGGACAACAGGGCTTGTTCGGGGCCTGA
- a CDS encoding glycosyltransferase family 4 protein, whose amino-acid sequence MKIGIVCPYSWDVPGGVQFHIRDLAEHLIRLGHEVSVLAPADDETPLPPYVVSAGRAVPVPYNGSVARLNFGFLSAARVRRWLHDGTFDVIHIHEPASPSLGLLSCWAAQGPIVATFHTSNPRSRAMIAAYPILQPALEKINARIAVSEYARRTLVEHLGGDAVVIPNGVDVDFFAKAEPNPDWSGQTLGFIGRIDEPRKGLPVLMAAFPKIVEACPDVRLLVAGRGDEEEAVASLPADLRARVEFLGMVSDEDKARLLRSVDVYVAPNTGGESFGIILVEALSAGAAVLASDLDAFAQVLDQGGAGDLFANENADALATAAIALLRDPERRAGLSARGSAHVRRFDWSTVGADILAVYETVTDGAAAVAADERVPLRTRLGFSKDTTSS is encoded by the coding sequence GTGAAGATCGGCATCGTGTGCCCGTACTCGTGGGACGTGCCCGGTGGCGTCCAGTTCCACATCCGGGACCTGGCGGAGCACCTGATCCGCCTCGGCCACGAGGTGTCGGTGCTCGCCCCGGCGGACGACGAGACCCCGCTGCCGCCGTACGTGGTCTCCGCCGGGCGGGCGGTGCCGGTTCCGTACAACGGCTCGGTGGCCCGGCTGAACTTCGGATTCCTGTCGGCGGCCCGGGTGCGGCGCTGGCTCCACGACGGCACCTTCGACGTGATCCACATCCACGAGCCGGCCTCGCCCTCGCTGGGGCTGCTGTCCTGCTGGGCGGCGCAGGGGCCGATCGTGGCGACCTTCCACACCTCGAACCCCCGGTCCCGGGCGATGATCGCGGCGTACCCGATCCTGCAGCCGGCCCTGGAGAAGATCAACGCGCGGATCGCGGTGAGCGAGTACGCGCGGCGCACCCTGGTGGAGCACCTCGGCGGCGACGCGGTCGTCATCCCCAACGGCGTCGACGTGGACTTCTTCGCCAAGGCCGAGCCCAACCCCGACTGGTCCGGGCAGACCCTGGGCTTCATCGGCCGGATCGACGAGCCCCGCAAGGGCCTGCCGGTGCTGATGGCGGCCTTCCCGAAGATCGTGGAGGCCTGCCCGGACGTACGCCTCCTGGTGGCGGGCCGCGGCGACGAGGAGGAGGCGGTGGCCTCCCTCCCGGCGGACCTCCGGGCACGCGTCGAGTTCCTCGGCATGGTCTCGGACGAGGACAAGGCACGGCTGCTGCGCAGCGTCGACGTGTACGTCGCCCCCAACACCGGCGGCGAGAGCTTCGGCATCATCCTGGTGGAGGCGCTCTCGGCGGGCGCGGCGGTCCTCGCGTCGGACCTGGACGCCTTCGCCCAGGTCCTGGACCAGGGCGGGGCGGGCGACCTTTTCGCCAACGAGAACGCCGACGCGCTGGCGACGGCGGCGATCGCCCTGCTGCGGGACCCGGAGCGCCGGGCCGGGCTCAGCGCCCGCGGCTCGGCGCACGTGCGCCGCTTCGACTGGTCCACGGTCGGGGCGGACATCCTGGCCGTCTACGAAACGGTGACGGACGGCGCCGCGGCGGTGGCCGCGGACGAACGGGTCCCCCTCCGCACCCGCCTGGGCTTCTCGAAGGACACCACCTCGTCCTGA